The Glycine soja cultivar W05 chromosome 9, ASM419377v2, whole genome shotgun sequence sequence TTCGATCTTGTAGAATATGCCggttatttgttaaaaaaaaaaaacatcaaaactgtttcttaattaattttaacaagcTAATTATAAAGGCGTGTAATGACTTTAGTAGACACAATTTTACTACTATACAAATCACTAGCACATAATCTCAAATTCTTGAATAACTGATTGGTTGGAGCTGGTATTTAAGTCATCAGCTTCATACAACAGCCAATGACGAAGGAGCAACACTGGTTTCTTAGCCACATTAACTTTGTaacaatattttgattttgatgtctGTAAAAAGAATAGTGAAATTTCTTCATACCAAATATTTGTCCTTTTCTTTGTGTCATCATCTTCTATATCTAGATGTTCATTTCTAAGTCGCTTTATTAATTATGTGCAATCAATATGAACCTAATTTGCTCTTTCGTCTTTTCATTTGTCATTACTTCCCAAAAGCACGATTCCCTGTCATTTATCgaatgatttgaatttttaatcatGCAATTCGAGAActtaaaagatattacaatacgcaaaatatgattaaaatcaAAATCCTGTCATCTCGAATTAGTCTTGTTTGTGAGACAAGACTTATAACTGCACAAGTTCAATGTTCTTCAATACTCTTTAGTCTTTACCCTCATTTCATatccttttttctctctcctatcTTGTAAATCTTATTATTAGTCTCGgagaaataaaaatcaaaatatgaaaGCATACAATGGAAGTTTTACTACATATTTCTCTGTATTTTAACTATTTATAGGTAACAGTGGAACAAAATTGAAATGATCAGGTTTTGTAATATATAGTACTTGGTTAATTGCTATTGGAGATAGAGAATGTGTCGGCAAATGTTGACTTGATTAAGCCTCGAAATTGTTCAGGATCAGGGAAAAAAGTCTCCTCTCCATGGTTAGAGGAGACAAAAATTTGCATCAACTAGATGAATTTAAGTGTAGGTGAACTTTGAAGATTCTTCTCTTATATCTTTAACAAGGGCTTTtacataaaataagatttttatattaggtaagaaaaaattatagatattaAAATGCTAGGTgaaggtttaaatatatatgaTCATTTGCAATTGTGAGTCTGGTCTTTAATTAAATGGTCACGACAAAGATTTTTTAAGAGCACCTGctaataaaaatgtttaaaaatggACCATTCAGAGCACACCAAAAAATAATCATGTTGCATTTGGGATTTTTGAACTGTGGTATACTTATTTTTATGGATGATTGATGCCAAGAAAATTGACAAACAGTGATACCTATGGTACAAAACTAAGCCAACAATTTCCAAGTTGGTACCCTTCTAGTGAGGTAGAAGTAGAACATTGTCTCAaacgataatatatatatatatatatatattaagttatCATTTAGGAAGGGTTTTCATGCTTGGTTTATATATGCTTATTTGTTTATTCtcatttcaactttcaactctCTTTTGCCATAAATTATGAACATATACTGCACAATCACAATTATCTATTGCATTATATATTAGTATGCTTGTGCACTATTTCAATGCCAAATATTCTCTCCCTTCTGTGTCTATTTGTTATTCTCTAGTTCATATCTGCTCTAGGGAAATCAATCTTACCATTAAACTGAAATTGTGACAGAAAAAGGCAAAATGGAGAGCAAGCCACTAGAAAAAGCAAAACCAAAATACAGAAAGGGCTTATGGTCACCAGAAGAAGATAATAAGCTCAGAAATCATATCATTAAGCATGGTCATGGCTGCTGGAGCTCTGTCCCTATTAAGGCAGGTTAGTCCTTTTTTATTCCCTATGATTCTTTATCACTCATATCAGTAACATATTCATGATGTATACCTATTTCCTACTACTACCTAGCAAAGGTTCACTATTCTTGGCTCTTATGCTGTCATATATCATTCCTTGGTTTCTCTTATACCTTGAACTTATGTGACTTCAGATTGAGTAACCAAGTTGAAATGTGTGCATGCTTCACAGTTTTTGGCActaataaatttgacatatCTAGTGAAATGAATTAGCAGTTAAGACACTCTCTGGTTGAATCAATTCTAAGAACTTTGTCctatcaattcaaaattagaaaaaggTGAAATgtggttaaaacttaaaaagttCAGAATCTTCATTGTGAAGCATTTGATTTGCTAACTTCTATACTTTATGGCTCATTAGATAGGTATTTTGAGCCAACATTATATGTCTCTagtaaaaatcaaaatgttgAACTTTAGAAGAATTATGATGGATGTTGGTTGtgaataactttttattattccTTATTTATGTAGTATTCATATCATGTGAGtttgtatttatttgatttgatgttGAGTTGCTAACTAACTACACTTAAATATCTAGGCTTGCAAAGAAATGGGAAGAGCTGCAGACTAAGGTGGATTAACTACTTGAGGCCAGGATTGAAGAGAGGGGTGTTCAGCAAACATGAGAAAGATACAATCATGGCCCTACACCATATGTTAGGAAACAAGTATGCaagcacaatattttttttcttaatttttttaaaattttaatgatttcAAGTTTACTTTCAAGTTTGaagtaaattttgtaattttagtcaGAATACGGTACCCAATAATTAGTGCAAATGGACAAGTcaaggaaaacatttttttttcttttatcttttttcgagGCCTTTAATTAAAGAATGCAATTGGATAGGCCAGCTAACTATttctatttaactttattttgcaGAAGCAATTGGGTTCTACTTAAATACTAAGGAAAAATAGATAAGACGGTCAAACCATGAACTGGCATGGTTAGCAAGTTCTATTTTTAAAGGAGGGAAAGTTGTGAACGTACATAGAAAAGACAATTGTTCTagtattctttttgttttaatttaaattaattctgCCCCAATATCAATTGTTTTAGATGTCTCcatcatatataattaacaaatagtttattaaaTACCACTGTTTTACACGCCAATATACTTAGGTATTCTTTCCTCGTGTATGCTTTGATATGAAATgcgtattattttttataattgtaaagggtataaatataaatatgtctACTGCTAATTTAGTTTAAAGGACATCATGATCTTAATTAattctacaaaattaaaatatcgcTATTTATAAATAAGCTCAATTTAGAGAACTTTAAACCTGATAACATTAGTTGATGTCTCAGCTTCATTCCCccaattttataaaacaaagtCAACccatttttttccaattaataTGGTGCGGAAGAACAAGGTTTATTGTTACTCATTTTGCAGTGTACACTCTTTGGTTTTCCCTATTTCTttcctataatattttttttattaatggaaACTGATGAAagcaaataaaatcatattggCCAGGTGGTCTCAGATAGCACAGCATTTGCCAGGAAGGACTGACAATGAGGTAAAAAATTACTGGCATtcatatttgaaaaagaaagtcATCAAAGCTAAGGAAATGGAATCTGATAAACAAATTCAACATGCCGGCTCAAGTTCAGACACAGTGGAAAACGCACTCTCTCCTCAGAAACTTGCAACACAAGATTCAAGTTATGGGTTGTTAGAAAACCTTGACAAATCAATAGCACAAAATGATAACTTTTTCTCGAAAAGCTATAACTTTTCCAAGGAGGCTTATCAGAGTTCTCTACCACTACCAAAACTCTTATTTTCTGAGTGGCTATCAGTGGATCAAGTAAATGGTGGAATCTCAGTGAATTCTGATGATTCCTTGGTCTTGGGGAATGAATTTGATCAAAATTCAACTTTCCAAGAAGCTATAATGCATATGTTAGAAGAAAACTTTGGTGAGGAGTATCATAATCGTCTAATTCACAGTTCAACCACTGAGGTCTATAATTCACAAATAAAGTCAACAAATCAAATGGATGGAAGTGATTTCATGAATTGTATTCCCGGGAATGAGTTACGTAGCAATTTCAGCCTAACCAATCATGGTATGTAGAAGTACTAGGAAGGAGTTTACAAGGCTGCTCAAAAAGGaagaataatttgtaattaaacatacagaaaacaaaacaaattttagCAATGTAAAGTTAATGTTCATATTGTTTGAATTGTACTCCTACCCAACTCAAATAAATTCAGTAAGATATGAATAAAGTGTATTTCATTGTGATTCTTCTGGTGTTGTTTTAACATCTTGTGGTTTTCAATGTTCTTTTTGCCTGGAACTGTTTCGCATTTATTGCACTGATTTATATGCTATCTAAGAGTTCTCATCATAAAGCTCAATCTTCCCAGCCTGCAAGGAAACAGAAGTTCAGAACTACACACAAACAATAAACTCTCATGATCATCACTTATTTTGAGAAACAGAACACATAGCAAAATAGTAGCATGTCTCTATTTCAGTTTATTCCTTCACATTTCTCAGCATATGCTTAGAGCCAGATGCATATGATTCAGTCCTTGACCTTGACCTTAGAGTTGCAAAGTTGCAAAtgatttagaaaaaaagaatgaaagtgTGAGAAGGGTAAAAAAGACaaggaaacaaattaataacaaatttcaAGTTATTGTCGGCACATGTATGCCAATATCCCAGCCTCTTCAGATGGTTAACAGCATGAAAATGGAACTATTATAGCAGAATCATGTAAAATTTCCAGTTAATTGATTCAACTTCGCCTGTAGATGATACTAAACTAAAGCCAAGCATAATAGAGAATTATACTTTACCCAAGTCATCAGTTGAGTAAAGTTTAAACATAATTACTGtgaactaattaattaacaaagaaACATAATTGGCTTTCTTAATCTCcaaatatattaacatcaattaacatatgataaatatttttaatgtccAAAATCTTTATTGTGATCTTATAATACTGATTCCAATTATCTGTGATTGTGTTTTCAAATTAACACGCCAATCATGAGGATTAGCTGGAGCACAGTGGACAGCAAGTTAGCACTCATCATTTTGCAATTCCCTCCATTTGACAACCATGCCACAATATATACCTACAGATGAGAAAATAAGCACCATAATGTAAAGGAGGGGGAACATGATCAAATGATTAACATACAGACTTACCTAAATAAGAATGTGGATTCTAAAGGTGAGTTGGAAGGAGAAGAATACAATGCAATTCCTTAGGTGAAAAGAACCTAAGTTTCTCCATTAAATGTTAATCACTTACACATTTAACAAAGAAACTTGCTTCAAGCTTAACGATCCAAGGATAACCAATAACCTTAATCCTATTTCTAGCTCTGAGGTTTAATGGGTGTTTTCCCACTGTTCAAGATAAAGAGAGTACCTTTCAATCACAATCTCATCCCAAAATGATAAGGACCAACTTAGGAGCATGGGCCTTGAAGCAAAGCATGGATTTGGTGGACCAATCACAAGAACACGTGCTAATCAAATGGTGAATGAAGTCCAATCTGAAATGAAAAACGTGAAACCCAAACCCAAATTGGTCAActacttgaggaataaaaaaaagagctaACCTGAAGAAAAGATCCAAAAATAAATCTGATTTGTCATTTGAGtccaatatttttgtttgaatttttttttatcaaaataatgggctgaagtttattttctttatttttattataatttttagttaggAATAATATTAGTGGTTGTTGACTTgcttacaaatatttaatatccactaacttgaaatatttttttccattaagaGTTTAATTACTAGTAGAAATTCTTGTCATGTCTTAGGACAACTATATGtaactcataattttaattttatcaacgaaggagacttagatTTGGATGAAATTAGAATTTAGCTTTGTACTAAGTGTGAGAGATTTTCTATCTCTTGGTTATTGTGTAGAATCCTACATTCTTGTTCTTACCAAAATTCAGAACCGTGACACGTCAGGATGAACGTGGTTGAGTGGAGTCCTGAACTTTGCACGTCGGCCTGGAGGGGTGCCTTTGTCAAGAGGACAAGAGGGAAGACTTGCAAAACAAAGAACTCCGATGATCAAGTAAGAATATGAGTTGGGAGAATAAAGTAAGTATATGCTTAAGTAAAACTTGTATGAGCGCGCtcgcgagagagagagagagagagagaggcacAGGCTTGTTGCTTGGGTGCTGAGTGTGTGATGGGATTGTGTAAAGGGgttcaataaaacatatattcatattagttaattttgtgGGTCCTGGACAGTACATAAGCCCCCCAAGCTTTGAGTCGGCTTGCGGGCAAAAGAGGTTGTCCAATGTTGAAAAAGATTGTCCCATGTCAAGGGAATTTGTCCCATGCTGAGGGAGTTTGTCTGATGTTTAGGGTGGTACTCTTGACAAGCAGAGGGTGACAAGGGAATTTTGCTGCTATCGGGGAGCCTATCCGGGTTATAGTGATCCTTCCCTCATTTTGCTTCTGGGGTGTGAGGAGAGGTAGCAGCGGTGGAGATGCGAAGGTGTTTCTCCGTGTGCAACGTAGCTAAAGTGCTAGGTCATTGTCATCCATCCTGGCCGTTGCAGGCTATGAGTGGATGAGGGACTAAGTTTTGAAATAGAAGTTCTCTCTGACTTTGGTGGCGAGTGTCGCTACGCTTTAGCACTAGGTGAAGCTGGCGAACCCTGAGGACTCCTGTAAGCTAGTCGTTAAGGCTTGCAAGagtgatgattttttatttttgagggcAGCACCTAGTTGCCCACCCTTCTTCTTTATGTACAAATGTATGTTTGAGGTCTTGGGTATCATTCTACCCTTGACCACTTTTCAGTGTGCTCTATTGGAGCACTTGAATGTGGCTTTTTCCCAACTTCACTGGAATAGTTGGGCAATGGTGCAGACCTTTGAAATTATGTGTCCTTTCTTGAACATCCAGCCGAGTGCAccgatctttttatttttctttcaaatgaaATTGTCTGGCAAGATTGGTTGGGTTTCCTTAAACAATGTGTGCAAGAAAACATTTGAGTTTgattcaaacatatttttccattttaagGACCATTTTTTCAAGTCTTGGTTACTGATGTCATGGCTGATGGTATGCCACTGATGCTTAACAAGGACGGGGAGCTCCGCGTCCTGTTCTACTGGCAATCTGACCCTACCAGGTTCAAGTCATATGATGAGGATCTTGTGACCCTTGTGGAGAGGGTCGACAAAGGAATTTGGGAGCATCTGTCGGCCTCATTGGACGCGCGGGCCATTTTGTCTCTTCCTTCAGCGAGCGATCCTCTCATTGCCTTGGATTGTAAAGTGCCTAACGTCGCCCTTATTTATGTCTGAGGTCGATCTTGACCAAAGAGTACACttgtttgtgttgtttttcttgtttgttttgcaAGTATTATAGGTGACTTCGCCTGGAGGATACTCACGAAGCAGATGGGACCATGCCACCATCTATCGTTGCTCCATCCATTGGAGAAGAGGATCAACCTGGTGGTAAGGTTGGCCCTGTTGTTGTTGGGGCTGAGGTCACCCGCAATGCTTCTTTCTATGTTTTGGCAAAGAGGAAGAAGGATGATGTGCGGGGCTACCTGGCCGCAAAAAGTCCAAGGCCCCTATGTGCCTTCGTGCCCTGAGGCAAGCTGCAGGGTTGATGCCCACTACGGGTCACCTTTTGACTGCGCATGATGTGCCTTTGGCTCCACCGGTCGTCGAGGCTCTTATTGCTACTCCTGCTACTTCTACTCCTTTACCTCCTCCCGTTGTTTCTATTTAGGAGGTTACCTTTGCTGCTGTTGAAGCTACTGTGCCTGCCACTCAGGCTGACTCTGTTGTGGTGTCGTCGTCCACTATCGTGATACCTTTGCTAAGTGCTGGTGTGGCAATCACTGGTGCTCCCATCATGTTGCCCCCTTCCTCGTCAGCTCAATTGGCTTCTCTCTCTACTTTCTTGGCGGCGGTGGCGTCGCCTTCTTCGTTCTCTCGCCCTCGAGTCTTCCTTGATCACTTGTACACCTCTAGTGATGCTAACTTGTTGTGGGGTGCAACTTATAAGCTGGAGCAGAAGACCCCGGTTGGTTTTATGTCAGCCTTCGACAAGAACTTTATTAGGTCAGCTGGGGTGCAAAATGCTATTGACTTTGCCAAAGCTTTTCTCCAAAGGAGTTTGGAAATTATGAAGGAGAATGTACTGCGACACTAAGAGCCTATGCAGAAGGTGGCGTCCCTTTAGGTGAAGGTTGCCAAGTGGAGGGCTACTACTCAAACACTTTGGCAAGTGGAGTGGCCTAAGGTGGCCAATGCCACCAtcgtttttgccgaggttgttAGGTCAAACCGCCAACTATCTTCCAAAGTTGGTGGTGTGTTGGCCAAGTTGCTACGGACCCAGCTAGATGGTGATGAACTGTTTAAACACTGTAAGGACATGCAAGCAGAGAAGATGGACTTGGGTGGTAAAGTGGAGAGTGTGGCGGCTGAGAGGGACGAGATTGCCAAGGTAGTTGCTTATTTAGAGGCCCTGCTTAAGGAGTCAGAATCCAAGTTGGCGGAGTTTGAGCTATGGGTTACTAAGGAAAAGAAGG is a genomic window containing:
- the LOC114367211 gene encoding transcription factor LAF1-like gives rise to the protein MESKPLEKAKPKYRKGLWSPEEDNKLRNHIIKHGHGCWSSVPIKAGLQRNGKSCRLRWINYLRPGLKRGVFSKHEKDTIMALHHMLGNKWSQIAQHLPGRTDNEVKNYWHSYLKKKVIKAKEMESDKQIQHAGSSSDTVENALSPQKLATQDSSYGLLENLDKSIAQNDNFFSKSYNFSKEAYQSSLPLPKLLFSEWLSVDQVNGGISVNSDDSLVLGNEFDQNSTFQEAIMHMLEENFGEEYHNRLIHSSTTEVYNSQIKSTNQMDGSDFMNCIPGNELRSNFSLTNHGM